The stretch of DNA AGCGGTCGAGTCTTTACTCTTTCACCAATTGCTTCACCGCTACTCCATTTTTCTGCCAAAGGGAAATAAAGTGTCAGCATTACGATATTAATCTGGGGATAGGATAGCTTGCAAGGGACAAGTTTACATATACATAGTGGGCGCAGAATATTCAGACCGAACTTCAGCAAGAAAAGTAGTTCTGTATTGCATGTGTATATTGATTTACAATTCTCCAAGAGTAAGGAAGAGGTAAATAGACTCTATGGGCAGTGGAGAAGGGCTGTTTTTCCTAATCAGCAAGGTGAAATACTTCTGCCATGTCTGCTGTCTACATACTGCAGTTTTTATAGATAACCCTGCATCTTTCAGCTGATTCTGTGCTTGTTTTTCCAAACAAAAAAGACAAGTCTTTGATAGATGAATCATGGTACCTGATCTCTCTATTTGTTCAACCTGATAAAAATGGATCTCTTGTGGTTGTGGGTTAGGCCGATTGCCAATGATTCTTGTTGTATAGTGATTTAATCCAATAAAATCAATTTTGTTCCTCATCAATTCACGGTCTTTCTCCGAGAATTTTGGAAGATATTCACCCACTCTCTGGCGCATGCTTTCTGGGTAATCACCAAAGTATATTGGGTCCAGGAACCTTCAAGAAAAGCAATTATAATCAGGATACATGCATAAAATCATATAGCTTGATGAATCTGAAGATGCGTCAGCATTATATTAAAATACAGGAAGTTACACTGAGCGGAAACAAAAACATATAGGTTCTATGGAAAATGGTAACAAATTTACGAGACTTTTAAGTATTCCCTGAATAGGTGAGCATAATTTTTACCATCCAAGTTGAAAGTCAATGCGCCGTGCTGCAGCAGCCTGGTCTTCCATTTTGTCCGACATTGGCTCCGCCCATTCACAATCAATAACAAACCCTACTTGACCACCTTGCTTAGCCTATAATATGTAAAATATCAGCAAAACAATGGTACTACGAACAAACTGATAATGATGATACTTCAATGGAAACTTAACAGGCCTTGAATTTTCTTCTGTAGACATCAACAGCAGCAGCATGAGCTAAGATCTGGTGATGGCCAGCCAAGAAAGGTTCAGCAGCTACACCTTTACATAATCCAGGAGCAAATATTCCAACCGCATAAGCATTAATGCATGTTTGAATAGGTTCATTGATTGTTATCCAATGCTTAACTCTATCTCCAAAATTTGCAAAGCAAGCTTCTGCATATAATGCGAAGTACTCCCTGAAATTTTTTGACAACCAATACGATCAGATATAGAAACACCAAGTTAAACGAGAACACTTTGACAGGGGTCTTTCCCCCCTTCCCGGAAAAAAAAGATAGAACACTTTGAAATAAAGCAATGTTCTTAGGTAATCATGCCATGTAGTATTTTGTGTTGGCATTTAACTATATTTACAAATTCAGAGTTTAAAGATAAGATGCCTGCATTGACTTACACAATCTTGTCCGAAAGCCAACCCCCCATAGTCTTCTGAAGATTATGCGGAAGATCCCAGTGATACAGAGTTGCATAAGGCTGAATACCTGAAGTCAGGGCAGATGGGTGGTGAATAACTAGATGAATAGTAACTTTGACATCAGGTATATCATGTGGCACCTTTCTCAATCATGAAATCTATAAGGTTGTTATAGAAAGCAACTCCTTGCTCATTGATCGCTGTCCCTAAGCCATCTGCAGAAACAGTAAACTTATAAACTCGGATGAGGTATGGAAGATAAATGATAATAATAAACAAGATGCACATATCGAGGGGGAAGCTGGAATTGTGGCGACACAATTTGGAGATGTATTAATATGTGAAGCATGATCCACCAATTGAAATGTACCAGGAAATATCCGTGACCAAGATATGGAAAATCTATAAGCACCAAAACCCAACTTGGCCATGAGCTCAATGTCTTCCTGTACCCAAAGAGTTCAAACAAGTAATTAGGGATCTAGGAAAAAAGGTAATACTGTACACACATATGCATCAAGGAGACAATCCATCTCAAGCAAGACAAAGAAACACTTTATTTTACAAGAATATAATAGTAATGCGATAGTTATGTCAATAATAACACCTTGTATCGATGGTAATGATCAACTGCAACTTCTCCAGAGGATCCGTCTAGGACACGTTCTGAAAAAAGCATTTCAATGTCAACTATCAGTTAAATTGATATATTTCAACAAATTAAAATAGGATCCAGATGAGACAAACCTTTGTTATCTGTAAATACGTCCCATATGCTATCACCTTTGCCACCTTCATTTCTTGCCCCCTCAATCTGGATAGAAGGGAAAAGCCAAGGACATTACTTCACGGCTAGATGCATCTAGTTTTAGACAAAAGGAAGGAGGATAGATTCATAGATTACAAAAAACCTCATTTTTGTTTCTTTTATTACTTGGAATCAAGGAGATAAAACTGGTGAAACCTACAATTTGTCATCCAAGGACCCACACAAAATTCTAACAGTATGATGGTTCTCTCTTTCCTCCTCAAGGTGGGGGACACTCGTTTCCCAGCTTTCCTGTATAGTTCTTCTCTGTTCTCGTTTATGCTTTTGATTTGCtctctttttgtgtgtgtgtgtgtgtgtgtgtttctcAAAATTTGCTCGGTTTAGTTATATTTTGCTTCGTCTTTTGGCTGGCTCTACTCTTAACACATTTTTTGTCATTTCTTCTAATACGAAACAATGTGTGTTTCGACACGTGTCCGAGAGAAAACAAAAGCGGAGAACGTTTACGACAACATACGGATGGAAAATCCCCTATCCACTTCTCTACTTTGTCGGTTCAACTACGGCTTCTCTGCCAGTAGAGGAAAAGATCATTTCCTGTCAACCTTCCCTTCCCGTGTATATTTCTTCCTCTCCATCTCCCATTAAACAAATACCGCCTCCGTTCGCAAATAGTGCTCTACTTCTGACTTCCATGTCCATTATTCACAACTACTTGCCGATTCTCCATTCCTAAGATAAATTTCCCTGATAGATATTAAGTCTGTCCATATACATATGTTTGTAGTCAAAGAATTACAATTTGTTGATTAGTTTCCACTTTGCCGCTTCCCTTTTTTTTGGTCGAGATAAATTTACTGGAGGAGAGGGCGCTTGGTTCAACCGCATAAAAATCAGATATAGGAACCGCATGAATTTGCTTCTTCTATTCTTGGTGAAAGCAGAGGGGTCGTTGCTCGGTCACTGTCCTACTTCACTTTTTCAAAGATAAGTCGGCAACAGCATGAAGGCAGCGCAACCAAGCGAAAGTACACAGGCGTCGTTCGCGTGGGCTACCGGGCGAGCGCGACGCGCTGTCACACCACACGGCGGCGTGGGGGCGGAGCAGGGATCAGCAATCGGCAGCCAAGATGCGGCCGGTGACCCACCGGCCACCGCCACCATTCACCAAACTAAGAGTAGTACCGTAGTAACTGCTAGCACTGGTAGTACGAAGTGACAGTCTGAACGGACCTGGTAGGCGGAGGTGGCGACGCCGAAGACGAAGCCCTCGGGGAAGTCGGCGCGGGTGACCTCGCCCGCCGTGCTCCCCATTCCCGGCGGGAGCGAGGGCGAGAGCGGCCGCGGAGGAGCAGCGGGCGTGGCGCTAAGCGTGACTTGATCCCGATCCGGCGCGGCGCGTGGGTGGGCGAAGGTTTGGGAGGCGCTGCGAGCAAGACTGAGGGGGTCCGGTCGGGTCGGGTCGCGTCGCGTAGATAtaggggagggagggagggtgCGGCCGGGCCCGGCTAGTCCGCGGGAGAGCGGCCGCACACTGCagtcgctctctctctctctgcctgCCGGTTTGGATCTGGGTTTCCAACTCACTCAAACCCACCAAACCACCCTCATGTGTCGAGTCAATCTTTTTTTTTTTAAAAGATCAGATCTATTATAAAAATTCACAGGAAGTATAAAACACgtcaaacataataaaaaaaaACATCGAGGTCCATGGACCACCGAACGACCATTGCCACCACCAACGCGCCGCTGTCGCCGCTCCCATATCTCCATTACGTACGCACGACGAAAAACGCTAACCTCGCCGCCCCGAGGAGGTGGCAGGAATCTATGCCGGAGCTCCATCTAATCCTTCCCAACGGATGAACTTAAGGAGAATCGAAGCCCGACAGACTGACTCGAAGAAGAAGCGCCGCCATCCGTCCAAACGCCGTCTCTGCGAGGACTAAAATCCTACCTATCTACTAGCCGGATCTGAGACACCAGAAATCCCCTCCCCGCCACCGGTCGCCGGAGCAGCAGGCGAAGGGGAGGCGAACTCACGGGCTCGCCGGTGAAGACCGAGCGGAGGAAGGCTTTCCCTAGCCGCTTTGCGAGAGTGGAAAGAAAAACTTGCACCTTCTCCTAGTCGAGCGCTTGATCTTCTTcgtcttctttttcttctttgcggggtCGTTACATAAATAAATCTCCTTTGGGATTTGACACAAATATTATCTTACTCCCGTGACTAGAAAACCTAAACGGTGCACATGTCTAGCTATTAACCACAAAGTCAGTAGAGTCTGATAGGGTGTATAGCTGTAGAGGCAACAACAGGGCAATGTAATAGACATGAGAGAGATGAAGCCGCTGACACTAATTTTGTGGTGTTGGACTTTTTTTCTATTAGACCACCTGCACCAATGAAATACTAGAAAGAATCGGCTGCAAAAACTATTGCCAAATCTATCATGGCGCTAAGCCGGGCAAGCCACACAAGTGCCACCGTAGCATGTGGCGACAAGTCGTGGACAACAGGAATCCGCACGTGGGAAACAAGAACATGGTATACACGGCACTTGCCGCCACGGGTTGTGGCGGCATGTGTCACTTCTGTGTGCGACACGATAACTCTTTGTCGGATGGTGGGTGGCATAGTGTTTTTCTGTCGTTTTGTGCTGACGACAACTGATTCCTTTAAAGCAAAGCCATTTTTGTGTTTTTCATTCAACATGCTTTGATTATTAGCCCTCAAGTATGCTTCTTATGATGTTTTGGGCATTGGTGGGTTGTTTTGGAGACTCATTTGGAGCTTTTCGAGTATGATTTCTCACGATAAGTAAACTATAAGAAGTTGAAGATCATAGTGCGAGCTATGCAACACATGCAACATTTTACATGCATGCTGTAACATAGTTTGGTTATTGAGCTCGTAATTAGCTATGTGATGTCATATTACTTCGTTTTAGAATTGTTACCCAACAAGATATGTAGCATTTGTAGTTAAAAATTAAGATATGATGTAGTTTAAGAACTTGTAGATCAATATTAGCTCTGCCATGTCGTGTTTTTCTTCTTCATATGAACAATGTTGTTATTGATTCCATTGGCACACATGAAAAACTTCATGCCAATTAGAAAAGTCAGTCTCCTCCTTCACCCTGAGTGGATCGCCACACCAACACCACAAGACTtccacctcggggggggggggggggggtgggggtaGCCCCGCGCATCCTTCATCTTCCTCAATCTAATATCATGGCCCAAGCAAAGCAAACTCATCGAGAAGACCGAGGGTACAAAGTGAGCCGTGGAGAAGGTTGCTCGGATGCAGGATGAAGAGGGGTTCGAAGGGGGTTATAGCCTCGGATTATCGGTGCGATGGTGGAAAAAAAATAGCGGAAACGGTGGGTGGGAAAATTAGGCAGGAACGACATAGATTCTTTTGGCTAGAAGTTAGCGCAACTTTATAAATCTGGCCGCAACGACTTGTCTCGTCAGTGGCAGCAGCACCAACCAACAGTTCACACGCAGGCTTGGCCATGTCACAACTTGTGGCCATAGCCTCAATGTGGCCACTCTGTTCCGTTTTAGTgagcccccccacccccccacccCAAGCATGAATTTATGTTATCCGCAACTTCCTGCCACATGCTATAGTGTCAGGTGCCACGTGTCGCTTGCCTAGCTTGCCGCCGCGGCAGGTTTGTAATAGTTTTCACCGGTGGTTCTTTTTAGCATTTTCATTCATGCACGTGTTTGTGACAAGCAAGTCGGGCATGGTGGGTCGGTGCCCGGGCGTGTGGTAGTTCGTCGTAACAAGCAAGTCAGGCATGATAGATTTATTGAGGATTATTTTGAAGAGAATCCAATATTTGACCCTAAAACTTTTTGGAGAAGGTTTCAAATGTTGCGGGATCCATTCAAGCTCATTGGAGATGCAGAAAAGGAATGCACCAGGTCAACTTGGTGATAGTTCTTTGAAGCGGGTTGCATCAACTTGGTGATAGTTCTTTGAAGCAGGTTGCATCGTCTGTGCACAAAAGCTTGCATATGGTTGTCCCGCCAATACTATTGATGGTTGGATCGGAGCATAGTGATCAAAAGTTTTTAAAAAAATGCGAAGGTTGTCAGGTTTCATTGAaatatttggagagtgatatctATGAGCATTTTTGGCGCATCATGACGACGTGTGTGATTATGCACAACAAGATAATAGAAGATGAGTGAGGTTAGCCGGAGGATCTTGGATATGAGAATGAGGGGAAGAAAATTTACACGGCTCGTGTGAACCCTATAAGGGATGAAGATCGACTCAGGAAATTTATTTAAGTGCGTCAACAAATTGAAGACAATGCAATGCAGGGCATGAACAACTTCATGATGACCTTATTGAGCACTTGTGGGAGCTACATGGGCGTTAAACTTCTTCATGTTTACTTTCAATGCATATGCACCATTTACTATGTTTGAATATGAATTCTTTTTTTTTGAACTCATAAGTTGTGGATTTCAAGTTATGATGAATGGTGTGTGTTTGAGACAAAAATATCTAAGTTATTTTGATGCTAAGGGGGATTGCTTATATACGTACACACTAGTGTAGAGAGAAACGAGAAAAATAAAACAGATTACGGGGATAGCGTTACAGGGGCGTTGTTAAACACTTAGGGGGAGATTTTTTGGGAAGCTACTAGAGATGCTCTAAGGAAACAAATAGAGCCTTTTGCTTTTGTTTTCGTTGCATCGATTAAAGCGTTTATTTCTTCTTTTAGTTGGTGAAAGCTATAGGATAAGCGGAGACGCTCTTGTGTGCACTCGTTCCCTCTGAAACTCGGTAGAAAGCACCACGCCTGATTTGCAGCCTGCGCCGGACCAACCATTTCGAAATTCGAACAGCACTGGAATCAAATCAATCAAATATAAAAACATGCAGAGGACAATCTGCCGCCGTCCGTTTGTCTGGCCCTGGCCGCATCCCGATGGAAGATGCGAGTGGCCGGCAGAGCTTCAGTTGCTCAAACCCTAAACAATGCCAGTAGTCTAGGAAAGCTTATCTTCCCAAGCGCATGGAGAATGCAAATATATATGATAAGGCTCGGATCAGATTCTGATTGTCACCATGGACGGCCACTGTTTCTCTCTGTCCTTTTTTTTGTGTGCGATTGCCACTGTTTACTTATGTGCTAAATCATAGCTCAGGTATAAACTACTCCCTCTATCCGAATATATATGGCTATAAATAATACTCTCTCTGgttctttttagtctgcatataagtaTTGTTTGAAGTCAAAGCATCTCTATTTTAACTAAATCTATataaaaagtatcaacattcacaatcacAAATCAATTTTGTTAGGTTCATTgtgaaatgtagtttcatagtatatatatttggtattgtagatGCTGACATTTTAAATATAAATTTAGTAAAATTTTGCAAAGTTTGTCTTGACACAAATCTTGTGTATTATTGACTTCATTCATGGTTAAAGCAATCTTGAAATATGTATTAGACCCTGTATATCCGGACGGAGGGAGCAGCTTAGCTGGAAACGACGACCGAGACCAGGTACGCGGTACGTGCACAGCCTGACACCGGTTCGCTCGTGATGCACATCCACAGGTAGGATCACGTCATCGCGCTGGAAGCCTAGAACATATGGCACGTGGCTCTGCCCAAGCTTGCCAGGTGTGATCGCGTTCACCATCAGGCATCACTTGACAGCGCAACCGACATATTCCAACCAGGAATTATACTGCTCCTACCACACTGCTGCCAGTGCACAAAGAAGAAAAACGGGTGACTGCTGACAGCTGACCACGACACAAGAGCACTAGTATCTCAACCCCAACAGCAGTAGTATCTCAACACAATGCAGAATCAATCAGAATCCCGACGCAATCACAAAGCCTATTGCTAATATGCTATTGCTCTATTGTGGTTTGAGATGGAAGCAGCTGCTGCCTCTGCCTGCACCCAGCACCTTTTTTTTTACCTCTCCCGGCTTTTCTCATTAGCCATCTCTGTCAGGCACAACAGCACTGACAAGACATGTAGCACTTTCATATCTCTCTTTTTTCTTAGGAAAAAAAATTCTAACTAGTGATCTAAActagtgccaaaaacgttcttatattatgggacagagggagtatttggCTGAGATTTCAAGCACCACTTACCGCTAGCTGCTGGGAATTCAGCTTGCTCTATGTGCAGAAAAAAAGTGTGCGATGATCGCAGTAACCTAAGCCAATGCGGCGACCACACAAAAAACTGGGCAGGCACCGTTGATTTCAGCAGAATCGCAGATATATAAAATTGAAACCAAATGAAAAGCTGAATCGTCAGGCACCAAACTATAAACTCATCAAATAGACCATATTTTCTAGTCATGCAACCAAATTATGCTCCGAATAGTGCACAAAAGACCCACAGGAGAGTGATATCTGTGAATACACATTAGTAATTGATCAATTACTAGTGTGATCGAACATATCATCATCGCCATAACATGTACAGTACTACGTAGCACCCATGCTTGCGCAGCTTGTGATGTGTGGTTGCGTCCACCATCAGTTGACAGTACAACTAATAGCAGCGTCAGGGCCAGGAATCACACTTAT from Triticum urartu cultivar G1812 chromosome 3, Tu2.1, whole genome shotgun sequence encodes:
- the LOC125545521 gene encoding beta-glucosidase 4, which codes for MGSTAGEVTRADFPEGFVFGVATSAYQIEGARNEGGKGDSIWDVFTDNKERVLDGSSGEVAVDHYHRYKEDIELMAKLGFGAYRFSISWSRIFPDGLGTAINEQGVAFYNNLIDFMIEKGIQPYATLYHWDLPHNLQKTMGGWLSDKIVEYFALYAEACFANFGDRVKHWITINEPIQTCINAYAVGIFAPGLCKGVAAEPFLAGHHQILAHAAAVDVYRRKFKAKQGGQVGFVIDCEWAEPMSDKMEDQAAAARRIDFQLGWFLDPIYFGDYPESMRQRVGEYLPKFSEKDRELMRNKIDFIGLNHYTTRIIGNRPNPQPQEIHFYQVEQIERSEKWSSGEAIGERAASEWLLIVPWGIRKTINYIVKKYENPIIYITENGMDDEDDPSAPVDQFLNDTKRVNFFKGYVGAVAQAIKDGADVRGYFAWSFVDNFEWAMGFTKRFGIVYVDYKNGLSRRPKASAMWFSRFLNGEAADSKPDTN